ACCGCATTCCTGGGCGGCAAGCGCTCCCGGCTGCTGAAGCTGGGCACCGCGGCCGTGGTCGGTTGGCAGGTGTTCCGCGGCTGGAAGGCGCGCCAGGCCGCCAGCGCCGCGGGTTCGGCGCAGGTCACAAACCCAACTGGCTCCACATCGCGTCCACCTTATTTTTGACGGCGGCGTCCATCACGATGGGCCGGCCCCACTCGCGGTCGGTTTCGCCGGGCCATTTGTTGGTGGCGTCCAGGCCCATCTTGCCACCCAGGCCCGACACCGGCGAAGCGAAATCCAGGTAGTCGATGGGCGTGTGTTCCACCAGGGTGGTGTCCCGTACCGGATCCATCCGGGTGGTCATGGCCCATACCACTTCTTTCCAGTCGCGCGGGTTGACGTCCTCGTCCACCACCACGATGAACTTGGTGTACATGAACTGCCGCAGCACGCTCCATAACCCGAACATGACACGCTTGGCGTGGCCGGGGTACTGCTTGCGGATGGACACCACGGCCAGGCGGTAGCTGCAGCCTTCGGGCGGCAGGTGGAAATCGACGATTTCCGGCAGTTGGCGGCGCAGCAGGGGCACGAACACTTCGTTCAGCGCCACGCCCAGCACCGCCGGTTCGTCGGGCGGCTTGCCCGTATAGGTGGAATGGTAGATGGGATCGCGGCGCATCGTGATGCGGTCCACCGTGAACACCGGGAACCAATCGCGTTCGTTGTAGTAGCCGGTGTGGTCGCCGTACGGGCCTTCCAGGGCCATCTCGTAACCCGTGTCCGGCGGCGGCGCCACGCCTTCGGGCACCACGGGCGCGACGGCGCGCGGATCGCTGGCCGGCAGCAGATGGCCTTCCAGGACGATTTCGGCGTAGGCGGGCACCGATAGTTCGCTGCCCAGCGCCTTGGCCACTTCGGTGCGCGATCCGCGCAGCAGGCCGGCAAACTGGTATTCGGAGAGGCTGTCGGGCACGGGCGTCACGGCACCCAGGATGGTCGCCGGATCCGCGCCCAAGGCCACAGCGATGGGAAAGGGCTGGCCGGGATGCGCCTGGGCATGTTCGCGGAAGTCCAGCGCGCCGCCCCGATGCGACAGCCAGCGCATGATCAGCTTGTTGCGGCCGACCGGCTGCTGGCGGTAGATTCCCAGGTTCTGGCGCCGTGCCCGCGGACCCTTGGTAATCACCAGGCCCCAGGTCAGCAAGGGAGCGACGTCACCGGGCCAGCACTTTTGCAGCGGCAGGCGCGACAGGTCCACGTCGTCGCCTTCCAGCACGATTTCCTGGCAGGCCGGGGCGCGCACTGTTTTCGGGCTCATGTCCCAGAGCGCGGCCTTCAGCATCGCGACCTTGGCGAAGGCGTCGCGCAGGCCCTTGGGCGGTTCGGGTTCGCGCAGGGACGCCAGCAGTTCGCCGGTATCGCGCAGCGCCTCGACCTGTTCCGCGCCCATGCCCCAGGCCACGCGCCTGGGTGTGCCGAACAGGTTGGCCAGCACCGGCATGCCCGCCGGACGGTCCTGGTGCATCGCGTTTTCGAACAGCAGGGCGGGGCCGCCCTTTTGCAGCACGCGATCGGCGATCTCCGTCATTTCCAGATGGGTGGACACCGGCGCGGCGATGCGCTTGAGGTCGCCGCGCGCTTCGAGTTGGGCGATGAAATCTCTTAAATCTCGGTATTTCACGGAAGGCCTAGGGGAGAGCGCGTGTGAGTTCGCGGAAGTTCGACAAAGTTGCCCAACGTTGCATGGTAATTACGGTATTTGTTACATATGGGCAGTCCATAAGAGGTTAACATCCCCTTCCCTATAAAACGCAGGAGGTCTCCAATGCCTTATGCGTCAGTCGCCAGTTATCCGGTTTTCCGGCAATTGGCACAAGGCGTTCACCGTTATCTCGGCGAATGGCTGCGTATCTGTTCCGTCTACCTGGGCATCGCGGTCATCGTCACAGTCAGCATGGGTTTGGCTTTACCTGGTCTGCGCGATCAGGCCTTGCAAGTACACAAAGCATTATTGACGGCGCTTGCACCCGCGACGGTTTCACCGGCGGGATCTTCGGATAGCGCCTATGCCGACGCCGACACGCTGTCCGACCTGGACGCGGACGATAGCAACAGGACAGATGGTTCGCCGGGCGCCGTTGCGCTGGCAGTGCCGGATACCGGCAATAACGCGACCGCTTTCCTTACGCCTTTGCCTCATCCCGAACTCAAGCCGGCGCCGAGAGCCGAAACCGTGAGCACCGGGCAGACCGAAGCCCTGCGCAACTATATCTCGCGCAAGTACAAGGTCGCCTCGGATGCCACCGCGGTGCTCGTGAACACCTCGTACAAGGTGGGGCGAGAGCTGAAGATCGATCCGCTGCTGTTGCTGGCGGTGATCGCGGTCGAGTCGCGCTACAACCCGTTCGCTGAATCCAGCGTGGGCGCGCAGGGCCTCATGCAGGTGATGACCAGCGTGCATCAGTCCAAGTTCGATGCCTATGGCAAGAAGGGCGCGCTGGACCCGGTCTCCAACATCCGCGTGGGCGCCGGCATCCTGAAGGACTGCATCAAGCGCCGGGGTTCGGTGCCGGGCGGTTTGGCGTGCTACGTCGGCGCAAGCGGTGCGAACGACGGCGGCTACGGCGACAAGGTGCAGGCGGAACGCCGCCGCCTGGCGCTGGCGTCGGGCATCCCGCTGGCGCGGGACTAGGACCGGGACGGGGCCCGTCGTTTCTAAGGGCGCAGCGTGTCCAGGAACCCGCCGATGCGGTCCACCGCCGCCCGCAGCTGTTCCATGCCGGTCGTGTACGCGAAGCGCACGGTGCGGCTGGCGTGCGCCGGACCGAAATCCAGGCCCGGGACGGCGGCCACCCCGGCTTCCTGCAGCAGCCGCATGGCAAAGCTGGCGCTGTCCATGCCCCAGCGCGCCACGTCGGCATAAATGTAGAAGGCGCCATCCGGCTTGACCGGAACCTGGATCCCCAGGCGGTCGAAGGCTTCCAGCAGGAAGTCGCGGCGAGCCTGGAACGCCAGGCGCCGCTCTTCGTAAAGCGCCAGCGTGTCGGGCTGGAAGCAGGCCAGGGCCGCGTGCTGGGCCAGGGTCGGGGCGCAGATCGCCAGGCTGGCGGCCATTTTCTCCACGGTGGCCACCATGGACTGCGGCACGATCAGCCAACCCAGCCGCCACCCTGTCATATTGAAGTACTTGGAAAAGCTGTTGATCACGATGACGTCGTCATCCAGGGCCAGCGCCGAGCGCGGCTGGCCGTCGTAGGACAGCCCAAGGTAGATTTCGTCCATCAGCGTGAAACCGCCGCGTGCACCGATCTCGCCCAGCAGCTCCGCCAGCTCCGGCTGCGCCACCGAGGTGCCGGTGGGATTGCTGGGTGACGCGATGATCGCCCCGCGTGTGCGGGACGACCAGTGCTCGCGCAGGTCCGCGGCCGACAATTGGAAGCGCTTGGCCGGCGTGCTCGGTATCAGGCGCGGCCGGCCGCCCGACGCCAGCACGAAATTGCTGTTGGCGGGATAGGAGGGGTCCGGCATGAGCACTTCGTCGCCCGGATTGACCAGGGCGGCGCATGCCAGCGACAGCGCGCCCGAGGCGCCCGCCGTCACGATGACGCGCGATGGATCGACATGGGCGCCGAAACGGGTGTAGAACCCGGCGATGCGTTCACGCAGCGCGGACAGGCCGGCGGGCGGGCTGTAGCCGCTCTGGCCCGCGCGCGCGGCGCGTTCCAATGCTTCCACCACCTGGGCGGGCGCGGTAAAGTCCGGTTCGCCTATGCCCAGGCTGATGATGTCGCGCCCCGCCGCCTGCATGGCCTGCGCTTTTTTGAACACCTCCACCGCGTGGAACGTCAGGAATTCATGGGTACGGTCGGCGAGGGGAGACATACGGATGCTTGCTGCGGTCGCGGATTAGGAAGAAAGGAATTGTAGTCATGCAGCCATCGCGACGCGCGTTTCTGATGGGCCGCGCCACGCCGCGCACGCCGTGGCAGGTGTTTTGCCACAGCCTGCGCAGGGTGTGCGCCGGCGAGCTCAAGGTGATCCAGGCGGCCGAGGCCGCGCCGCAGGCGCGCTGGACACCCGTCGATGGCGCCGACGTGCGGCAAGCCAGGCTGCTCTGCCTGGAGCACGGGGTGCAACTGGCCCTGGCCGGATCGGCCGGGGCGGTGGACGGCAGGCCGGTGCTATGGGTGGATCCGGCGGCCTTGAACAGGCTCGTGCGCGAGCCGGGTGCCGTGCCGCGTTGGCGCGCCGGGCCCGGCGTGACACTCGGTCAGCTGGCCGGCGTCGGCCTGCCGCAATTCACGGACGCCGATCCGGCGCGCACGCTGGCCGCGTGGTTCGCCGACCGGCGCGCGGCGGCCTGGCCGACCGGGCGCGGGGATCTGTCGGGCGTGTACGAGGCCGACGTACTGCTGGCCGATGGCGTGGCGGAAACGCTGGGTCCGTTCGGCGCGGACGATGGCCGCCCCTTGCGCAGCGCGACCCTGCAGCAGCTGGTGCCGGCGTTGTTCCGCCTGGCGTCCGGCGAGGAAGCGCGCTGGTGCGCCGAGCAGCCGGTGTGGCCGGCGCGTTACCGGCTGGATGCCTTGCTGCCGGCCGCGCCCGCCACGGTGAACCTGGGATGCCTGCTGCATGGCCATGAGGGTACCCTGGCGTGGCTGGAAAGCCTGGTCCTGCAGGCTCCGCCGCAGGGCTTGCCGTCCGTATCACCGCCCGCGATGCCAGCCGCATCGCGACCTGAGTCGCTGCCGGCATCGCCTACGGACTCGCCCACCGGATCGTCGCCCGCGGCGCCGGAGGCTGCCGGGGCGGCCATGTCGCTTCCTCCGGCGCGCGCGCGGGCGCTCGACAGGCGCATCAAGGACAGCTTCGACCCCGCGGGAGTGTTCCCCGAACCGGCCTGACCATGCGCTGCCACCCGCCGCCGCGCGGGCGCACCGCCGCATCGGAGTAAGATTGAAGACTTTCGTTTGTAAGAAATGATGAGGCGGCTACCCACGCCAGTCTCCATTTCCCCGCTTCCCGCGCCCGCCGCGCGCCCCACGAGGGCCGCCCCGCCGGCGCGTTTCGACCCGATTCCCGGCACAGGGTCCGGCAAGGGACTAGAATCCTGCCTTTTCGGTTTTCAACTTTCTTCACACGTATCAAGCGATCATGGACGCCAATCTGCGCAAGGCCGCGCTCGAATATCACGAGCAGGACCGCCCCGGCAAGATCTCGGTCACGCCGACCAAGCAACTGACCAACCAACGCGATCTGGCACTGGCCTACACGCCCGGCGTCGCGGCCGCCTGCGAAGAAATCGTCACGGATCCGGTGAACGCCTATCGCTACACCAGCCGCGGCAATCTGGTTGGCGTCATCTCCAACGGTACGGCGGTGCTGGGCCTGGGCAATATCGGCGCGCTGGCGTCCAAGCCCGTGATGGAAGGCAAGGCCGTGCTGTTCAAGAAGTTTGCCGGCCTGGATGTGTTCGACATCGAGATCAGCGAAACCGATCCCGACAAACTGGTGGAAATCATCGCCGGCCTGGAACCCACGTTCGGTGGCATCAACCTGGAAGACATCAAGGCGCCGGAATGCTTCGTCGTGGAGCGCAAGCTGCGCGAACGCATGAAGATCCCGGTCTTCCATGACGACCAGCACGGTACCGCCATCACGGTCTGCGCGGCCTTCATCAATGGCCTGAAGGTG
This genomic interval from Bordetella genomosp. 8 contains the following:
- the ubiD gene encoding 4-hydroxy-3-polyprenylbenzoate decarboxylase; this translates as MKYRDLRDFIAQLEARGDLKRIAAPVSTHLEMTEIADRVLQKGGPALLFENAMHQDRPAGMPVLANLFGTPRRVAWGMGAEQVEALRDTGELLASLREPEPPKGLRDAFAKVAMLKAALWDMSPKTVRAPACQEIVLEGDDVDLSRLPLQKCWPGDVAPLLTWGLVITKGPRARRQNLGIYRQQPVGRNKLIMRWLSHRGGALDFREHAQAHPGQPFPIAVALGADPATILGAVTPVPDSLSEYQFAGLLRGSRTEVAKALGSELSVPAYAEIVLEGHLLPASDPRAVAPVVPEGVAPPPDTGYEMALEGPYGDHTGYYNERDWFPVFTVDRITMRRDPIYHSTYTGKPPDEPAVLGVALNEVFVPLLRRQLPEIVDFHLPPEGCSYRLAVVSIRKQYPGHAKRVMFGLWSVLRQFMYTKFIVVVDEDVNPRDWKEVVWAMTTRMDPVRDTTLVEHTPIDYLDFASPVSGLGGKMGLDATNKWPGETDREWGRPIVMDAAVKNKVDAMWSQLGL
- a CDS encoding transglycosylase SLT domain-containing protein, with protein sequence MPYASVASYPVFRQLAQGVHRYLGEWLRICSVYLGIAVIVTVSMGLALPGLRDQALQVHKALLTALAPATVSPAGSSDSAYADADTLSDLDADDSNRTDGSPGAVALAVPDTGNNATAFLTPLPHPELKPAPRAETVSTGQTEALRNYISRKYKVASDATAVLVNTSYKVGRELKIDPLLLLAVIAVESRYNPFAESSVGAQGLMQVMTSVHQSKFDAYGKKGALDPVSNIRVGAGILKDCIKRRGSVPGGLACYVGASGANDGGYGDKVQAERRRLALASGIPLARD
- a CDS encoding pyridoxal phosphate-dependent aminotransferase, whose product is MSPLADRTHEFLTFHAVEVFKKAQAMQAAGRDIISLGIGEPDFTAPAQVVEALERAARAGQSGYSPPAGLSALRERIAGFYTRFGAHVDPSRVIVTAGASGALSLACAALVNPGDEVLMPDPSYPANSNFVLASGGRPRLIPSTPAKRFQLSAADLREHWSSRTRGAIIASPSNPTGTSVAQPELAELLGEIGARGGFTLMDEIYLGLSYDGQPRSALALDDDVIVINSFSKYFNMTGWRLGWLIVPQSMVATVEKMAASLAICAPTLAQHAALACFQPDTLALYEERRLAFQARRDFLLEAFDRLGIQVPVKPDGAFYIYADVARWGMDSASFAMRLLQEAGVAAVPGLDFGPAHASRTVRFAYTTGMEQLRAAVDRIGGFLDTLRP